ATCAGGCCACGCGGGGTGGCCGCGGCGATGCCGAGGTTGACGAAGTGCCGCACGAGGATCTCGCGGTCGGTCCAGGCCGAGTTGACCATGGGGTTGCGACGCACGGCCCAGATGATCGCCTTGGCCATGATCAGCAGCGGCGAGACCTTGACGCCGGCGAACTGCGGCGAGGCCTTGAGCCGCTTGACGAACTCCATCGTGCGGGTGGCGTCGACGTCGACGAACAGGCTGACGTGCGGGGCGGTGAACGCCGACGACGTCATGGCGGCGGCGATGGCCTTGCGGACGCCCTTGACCGGGATGCGCTCGACGCGCTCCTCGCCCCACTCGGGCGTCTCGATGTTGCGGAAGACGCTGGCCTGCTGCGCGTGACGGATGACGTCGTCGCGCGTGACCTCGCCGGCCAGGCCGGTCGGCTGGACGACGGCGAGGTCGACCTCGAGGTCCTTGGCCAGCTTGCGGATCGGCGGCTTGGCGATGATCGGCAGGGCCTGGGCGGCGGGCACCGACGTGGTGGGGCGCCGCCGGGCCTGCTCGGCGACGCGCAACTGCCGGGCGTCGACCTCGGTCTGCGACGGACGACGGCGGCGGGTCGCGCCGTGACCGCCCGCGGCGCCGTAGCCCACGAGCACGGCACCCGAACCGGAGTCGGCCGGTGCCTCGGGTGCGGTCTCGGGTGCGTGCGCCACCGAACCGGTGTCGCCGTCGGCACTGACCGCGTCGGCCGAGCGGGCCGGGGCAGCAGAGATCGAGCCCTGTGCCGGCGCCGCGGCGGTGGGTGCCGCGGGTTCGGCCTGACGGGCACGCTGCGCCGAGAGCGCCTCTTCGTTCTGCGACACGACCTGCGCCGTGCGCGCGAGTCCGCCCGATTCGAGCGACTCGGACTCGGCGGCACGACCCGACGGGGTCGCGGGTGCCGACGAGTCGCCGACCCGGATGATCGGGGTGCCGACGTCGACCGTGGTGCCGGGTTCGACGAGGATGCTCTCGACCACGCCGGCGTAGGGCGACGGCAGCTCGACGAGCGACTTCGCGGTCTCGATCTCGACGAGCACCTGGTTGATCTCGACGCTGTCGCCGGGGGCGACCTTCCACTCGACGATCTCGGCCTCGGTCAGGCCCTCGCCGACGTCGGGCAGGGTGAATTCGCTGGTCATGTCGTGACTCCTAGTAGGCCAGGGCCCGGTCGACCGCCTCGAGCACGCGGTCGGCGTCGGGCAGGTACTGCGTCTCGAGCTTGGCAGGAGGGAAGGGAGCGTCGAAGCCGCTGACGCGCAGCACGGGCGCCTCGAGCGAGTAGAAGGCCTTCTCGGCGACGGTGGCGGCGATCTCGGAGCCGACCGAGACGAAACCGGGGGCCTCCTGTGCCACGACGAGGCGCCCGGTCTTGCGGACCGACTCGAGGATGGGCCCGTAGTCGACGGGTGAGAGCGACCGCAGGTCGACGACCTCGGCCGAGACGCCCTCGGCCGCCGCGATCTCGGCCGCCTGGAGCAGCACGCTGACCATCGCGCCGTGCCCCAGCAGGGTGACCTCGGTGCCCGTCCGGACGACGCGGCTCGCGTGCAACGGCGCCTGCGGGTCGCTCAGGTCGACCTCGCCCTTGGGCCAGTAGCGGCTCTTGGGCTCGAAGAACATGACGGGGTCGTTCGACGCGATCGCCTCCTGGATCATCCAGTAGGCGTCGTGCGGTGTGCTCGGGCTGACCACACGCAGGCCC
This genomic interval from Frigoribacterium sp. Leaf415 contains the following:
- a CDS encoding dihydrolipoamide acetyltransferase family protein, with the translated sequence MTSEFTLPDVGEGLTEAEIVEWKVAPGDSVEINQVLVEIETAKSLVELPSPYAGVVESILVEPGTTVDVGTPIIRVGDSSAPATPSGRAAESESLESGGLARTAQVVSQNEEALSAQRARQAEPAAPTAAAPAQGSISAAPARSADAVSADGDTGSVAHAPETAPEAPADSGSGAVLVGYGAAGGHGATRRRRPSQTEVDARQLRVAEQARRRPTTSVPAAQALPIIAKPPIRKLAKDLEVDLAVVQPTGLAGEVTRDDVIRHAQQASVFRNIETPEWGEERVERIPVKGVRKAIAAAMTSSAFTAPHVSLFVDVDATRTMEFVKRLKASPQFAGVKVSPLLIMAKAIIWAVRRNPMVNSAWTDREILVRHFVNLGIAAATPRGLIVPNVKEAQSMSLLELAQALEQLTLTARDGKTTPADMRDGTITITNIGVFGMDTGTPILNPGEVAIVALGTIKPKAWVVDGEVRSRMVTTIGASFDHRVVDGDVASRFVADVASVLEEPALLLD
- a CDS encoding alpha-ketoacid dehydrogenase subunit beta, which translates into the protein MTDTVENPTGTVEPTRASVQTMPLGKAINAGLRKAMADDPRVLLMGEDIGTLGGVFRVTEGLQAEFGEKRVIDTPLAESGIVGTAIGLAMGGFRPVCEIQFDGFIYPGFDQITSQLAKMTNRHEGAVMMPVVIRVPYGGHIGAVEHHQESPEAYFAHTAGLRVVSPSTPHDAYWMIQEAIASNDPVMFFEPKSRYWPKGEVDLSDPQAPLHASRVVRTGTEVTLLGHGAMVSVLLQAAEIAAAEGVSAEVVDLRSLSPVDYGPILESVRKTGRLVVAQEAPGFVSVGSEIAATVAEKAFYSLEAPVLRVSGFDAPFPPAKLETQYLPDADRVLEAVDRALAY